The following proteins are encoded in a genomic region of Syngnathoides biaculeatus isolate LvHL_M chromosome 15, ASM1980259v1, whole genome shotgun sequence:
- the stxbp5b gene encoding syntaxin-binding protein 5 isoform X7: MKKFNIRKVLDGLTAVSSSSSSSAAQTGAAKENDAVPESLQSEHFQLCKTVRHGFPHQPSSMAFDPVQKILAVGTLNGALRLFGRAGVECYCQHESGAAVIQLQFLINEGAVVSALADDSIHLWNLRQKIPAVLHSLKFNRERITYCHLPFQSKWLYIGTERGNIHIVNVESFTLSGYVIMWNKAIELSTKTHPGPVVHISDNPMDEGKLLIGFECGVVVLWDLKSKKADYRYNYDEAIHSVAWHHEGKQFVCSHSDGTLTTWNIRTPAKPAQITTPHGKQPKDGKKPEPCKPILKVEYKTTRAGDPFMVLSGGLSYDTVGRRACLTVMHGKSTAVLEMDFPIVDFLTLCETPYPNDFQEPYAVVVLLERDLIVIDLGQIGYPIFETPYPLSIHESPVTCCEYFADCPAELIPALYSVGTRQKRQGYSKKDWPVSGGNWGQGTQSYPEIIITGHADGSIKFWDASALMLQVLYKLKTAKVFERARGKDEKANTDIVDEDPFAIQTLCWCPESRMLCVAGVSAHVIVYRFSKQEITTADVQLLEVRMQCDPSNLDSPDAAGDQTPTQSSPVLPSPQETEPPATASGQPSAVGNTSSSSADGLRDNMPCLKVRVSPLKQSPGYQVELVVQLVWVSGEPPQQITSLAINSSYGLVVFGNTNGLAVVDYLQKTLLLNLGTSELHSPSEPIQRQPCSPRKARHPSGALCDSSDGPNTAEERCKSPNSVKYKSRRFSKTVANDFARMSRKISSSSEQKPNSDSKDNLFSRSRSSSVTSIDRESREAICAFCFCETFPRKLADASPGPCLLVGTTHGAVMLLSLSVPSGDQQRLLQSVEISSSGMVTKLKGGILTLGLLDAAGAALPAPYEAWYDPNASDEEKEKEKSRWRRPASPPSSHDGHDSQFAVLCSEKQAKVLAMPSQTRVYKHSITESSFVLRADVVEMAGVNCIACFCANGHIMMLSLPSLRPLLDVNYLPLTDMRIARTFCFSNLGQALYLTSPTEVQRITYSQDTCDNLQEMLSELFTPVETPEAPNRGFFKGLFGGGAQSLDREDLFGETGSGKASRTLAQHIPGPGNMEGMKGAASGVVGDLARARIALDERGQKLGELEERTAAMMASADSFSKHAHDMMLKYKDKKWYQL, encoded by the exons GGCGCGGTAGTGAGTGCCTTAGCTGATGACAGCATCCACCTGTGGAACTTGAGGCAAAAGATCCCCGCCGTCCTGCATTCGCTCAAGTTCAACAGGGAGAG AATCACATACTGCCACCTGCCCTTCCAAAGCAAATGGCTTTACATCGGCACGGAAAGGGGCAACATCCACATCGTCAACGTGGAGTCCTTCACCCTCTCAGGCTACGTCATCATGTGGAACAAAGCCATCGAACT ATCCACCAAGACACACCCAGGGCCAGTAGTTCACATCAGTGATAACCCCATGGACGAAGGAAAG CTCCTCATTGGATTTGAGTGCGGCGTGGTGGTGTTGTGGGACCTGAAGTCCAAAAAAGCTGACTATCGCTACAATTATGATGAG GCCATCCACTCGGTAGCGTGGCACCACGAGGGCAAACAGTTTGTCTGCAGCCACTCAGACGGCACTCTGACCACATGGAACATACGAACCCCGGCCAAGCCGGCGCAGATCACCACACCGCACG GAAAGCAGCCCAAAGATGGCAAGAAGCCAGAGCCGTGCAAGCCCATCCTGAAGGTGGAATACAAAACCACACGGGCAGG gGACCCATTTATGGTTCTGTCCGGCGGTCTGTCCTACGACACGGTGGGTCGGAGAGCCTGTCTGACAGTGATGCACGGGAAGAGCACCGCCGTCCTGGAGATGGACTTCCCCATCGTGGATTTCCTCACCCTGTGCGAGACGCCGTATCCCAACG ATTTTCAGGAGCCATATGCCGTGGTGGTTCTCCTGGAGAGGGATTTAATCGTCATTGACCTAGGACAGATTGGGTACCCGATATTCGAGACCCCCTACCCCCTAAGCATCCACGAGTCCCCCGTGACCTGCTGCGAGTACTTTGCCGACTGCCCGGCCGAACTCATTCCCGCACTTTACTCGGTGGGGACCCGACAGAAAAGGCAAGGCTACAGCAAGAAG GACTGGCCCGTCAGTGGGGGAAACTGGGGCCAAGGGACGCAAAGTTACCCAGAGATCATCATTACTGG GCACGCCGACGGCTCCATCAAGTTTTGGGATGCTTCTGCAC TGATGCTTCAAGTGTTGTATAAGTTGAAGACGGCCAAGGTGTTCGAGAGGGCCCGCGGCAAGGACGAGAAGGCCAACACGGACATCGTGGACGAGGATCCCTTTGCCATCCAGACGCTGTGCTGGTGCCCCGAGAGCAGGATGTTGTGCGTGGCCGGCGTGTCGGCGCACGTCATCGTCTACCGCTTCAGCAAGCAGGAAATCACCACCGCCGACGTGcag CTCTTGGAAGTACGCATGCAGTGCGACCCGAGCAATTTGGACTCGCCTGATGCCGCCGGGGACCAAACCCCCACACAGTCTTCCCCGGTGCTCCCCAGCCCCCAGGAGACCGAGCCCCCGGCCACCGCCTCCGGTCAGCCCTCCGCCGTCGGAAACACCAGCAGCTCTTCGGCGGACGGGCTGCGAGACAACATGCCGTGTCTGAA GGTCCGCGTCTCCCCACTGAAGCAGTCTCCGGGGTACCAGGTGGAGCTGGTGGTCCAGCTGGTGTGGGTGAGCGGGGAGCCACCTCAGCAGATCACTAGCTTGGCCATAAACTCCTCTTATGGACT GGTGGTGTTCGGCAACACCAATGGCCTGGCGGTGGTGGACTACCTCCAGAAAACGCTGCTGCTCAACCTGGGCACGTCAGAGCTGCACAGCCCATCCGAGCCCATCCAGAGGCAGCCTTGCTCCCCGCGCAAAGCCCGCCACCCGTCTGGAG CGCTGTGCGATTCCAGTGATGGGCCCAACACTGCAGAGGAGCGCTGCAAGTCGCCCAACTCAG TGAAGTACAAAAGCAGACGCTTTTCCAAGACGGTTGCCAATGACTTTG CTAGGATGTCGCGGAAAATTAGCTCGTCTAGTGAGCAAAAGCCCAACTCCG ATTCCAAGGACAACTTGTTCAGCCGCTCGCGCAGTTCCAGCGTGACCAGCATCGACAGGGAGTCCCGCGAGGCCATCTGCGCCTTCTGCTTCTGCGAGACTTTCCCCAGGAAGTTGGCGGACGCCTCGCCCGGCCCATGCCTGCTGGTGGGCACCACCCACGGCGCCGTCATGTTGCTGTCCCTCAGCGTGCCCTCCGGTGACCAGCAGAGGCTCCTGCAGTCGGTCGAGATCTCCTCCTCTG GCATGGTGACCAAACTCAAAGGAGGCATCTTGACGTTGGGCCTGTTGGACGCGGCCGGAGCCGCGCTGCCCGCCCCCTACGAGGCCTGGTACGATCCCAACGCCTCCGACGAGGAGAAAGAGAAGGAGAAGAGCCGGTGGCGCAGGCCGGCGTCGCCGCCCTCGTCGCACGACGGCCACGACTCGCAGTTCGCCGTCCTGTGCTCGGAGAAGCAGGCCAAGGTGCTGGCCATGCCGTCGCAGACGCGCGTCTACAAACACAGCATCACCGAGTCGTCCTTCGTGCTGAGGGCCGACGTCGTGGAGATGGCGGGGGTCAACTGCATCGCCTGCTTCTGCGCCAACGGACACATCATGATGCTCAG CTTGCCGAGCCTGCGGCCCCTCCTGGACGTCAACTACCTGCCGCTGACGGACATGCGGATAGCGCGGACGTTCTGCTTCTCCAATCTGGGCCAGGCTCTGTATCTCACCTCCCCCACGGAGGTGCAGAGGATCACTTACAGCCAGGATACCTGCGACAACCTCCAG GAGATGCTGAGTGAGTTGTTCACACCAGTTGAGACCCCCGAGGCCCCCAACAGAGGTTTCTTCAAAGGCCTCTTTGGTGGGGGAGCTCAGTCCCTGGATCGGGAAGATCTCT TCGGCGAAACGGGGTCCGGGAAGGCCTCCCGCACCCTGGCCCAGCACATCCCCGGCCCGGGCAACATGGAGGGCATGAAGGGCGCGGCGTCGGGCGTGGTGGGCGACCTGGCCCGCGCGCGGATCGCGCTGGACGAGCGAGGGCAGAAGCTCGGCGAGCTGGAGGAGAGGACGGCCGCCATGATGGCCAGCGCCGACTCCTTCTCGAAGCACGCTCACGAC ATGATGCTGAAGTACAAAGACAAGAAGTGGTACCAACTCTGA